In the Thermodesulfobacteriota bacterium genome, one interval contains:
- a CDS encoding glycosyltransferase family 39 protein, which yields MNIKRKKELGRFFLWKQGKTGQKSFQAQAKEYLDLVMPVHTLGAVSLVFILASVLMFLFLDKKSLWLDEAFSVTMAQQDWTTLLRILSEGEANMGLYYILLKWWVNIGQSEFVVRSLSVLFALATVPMAYALGARLFGLQVGIITALLLTVNAFFIRYAQEARGYSLVLLLVTLSSYFFVKSIERPSRKLWIAYIISSVLAVYAHFFAVIVLLAHTISLVFLRRQNVSWKGLVVSGVIIILLLVPLVLFILSRGNVGLGWIHQPNLYSIYQLFYELVGRGGRLLLVVYLIPCSIAFFLAVRTWLGSKTSLNTWRYTFLLIWLFIPIIIAFSYSFIEPIFWPRFFIICLLPLVLSASVGLCYIRYPWVFATILIILIVLSGRAVIGWYSGYDKEGGEDWRSATRLVVSMIQPGDTVLFFPPYVSLPFDYYLHRLGSRDKIPDAIYRSSGTYIASRFQKGRWPDLDRSFLDQLSVQYRRVWIIVRNLHRLENQHNHFILSLQSKYKLVETRQLKKITVLLYDISPLESQLYEKSQGEVPIGLMQN from the coding sequence ATGAATATCAAAAGAAAAAAGGAACTAGGACGCTTTTTTCTCTGGAAACAAGGGAAAACGGGGCAAAAGTCATTCCAAGCCCAAGCGAAAGAGTATCTAGATCTTGTTATGCCTGTGCATACTTTAGGTGCTGTTTCCCTGGTTTTTATATTGGCATCCGTGTTGATGTTCCTCTTTTTGGATAAAAAGAGTCTTTGGCTAGATGAGGCATTTAGCGTTACCATGGCCCAGCAGGATTGGACGACTCTCTTGCGAATCTTATCCGAGGGTGAGGCAAATATGGGTCTCTACTATATATTGCTAAAATGGTGGGTAAATATAGGCCAGAGTGAATTTGTAGTCAGAAGTCTTTCCGTCCTTTTCGCCCTGGCTACAGTGCCGATGGCTTATGCGCTTGGGGCACGCTTATTTGGGTTACAAGTGGGGATCATTACTGCATTGCTTCTTACTGTGAATGCCTTTTTTATCCGGTACGCCCAAGAGGCCCGAGGTTACAGCCTCGTACTCCTGTTGGTTACCCTTTCCTCATATTTCTTTGTAAAGAGCATAGAGCGACCTTCCAGGAAACTCTGGATTGCCTACATCATTAGCAGCGTGCTGGCTGTTTATGCACATTTCTTCGCGGTTATAGTCTTGTTGGCTCACACCATATCACTGGTTTTTTTGCGTCGACAAAATGTCTCGTGGAAAGGGCTGGTGGTTAGTGGTGTGATTATCATTCTTCTTTTAGTACCCTTGGTTCTCTTTATATTGAGTCGAGGCAATGTAGGTTTAGGCTGGATTCATCAGCCTAACCTATATAGCATATACCAATTGTTCTACGAGCTAGTAGGACGAGGTGGTCGTCTGCTGCTGGTGGTATACCTTATACCATGTTCTATTGCTTTCTTCCTTGCTGTCAGGACGTGGTTAGGTTCTAAGACATCCCTTAATACCTGGCGCTACACCTTCTTGCTAATCTGGTTATTCATTCCTATAATAATCGCCTTCTCCTATTCGTTCATCGAACCTATATTTTGGCCACGTTTCTTCATTATATGCCTCCTACCTCTTGTTCTCTCCGCAAGTGTTGGCTTATGTTATATACGTTATCCTTGGGTTTTTGCAACTATACTTATCATACTAATAGTTCTGTCGGGACGTGCGGTAATAGGTTGGTACTCGGGTTATGATAAGGAAGGAGGTGAAGATTGGAGAAGTGCGACTAGACTTGTAGTATCTATGATACAACCAGGAGACACAGTTCTCTTCTTCCCTCCCTATGTGAGTTTGCCTTTTGACTACTACCTTCACAGACTTGGTTCACGGGATAAGATCCCGGATGCTATATACCGTTCGTCGGGAACTTACATCGCCAGCAGATTTCAAAAAGGTCGGTGGCCTGACCTTGATAGAAGCTTTCTTGACCAACTTTCGGTCCAATACCGCCGTGTATGGATAATCGTAAGAAATCTTCATCGTCTGGAGAACCAGCATAATCACTTTATCCTGTCGTTGCAAAGCAAGTACAAACTTGTGGAGACTCGACAGTTAAAAAAGATAACAGTTTTACTTTATGACATTTCGCCCCTTGAGTCACAGCTATATGAGAAAAGTCAAGGAGAAGTTCCAATCGGGCTTATGCAAAATTAA